DNA from Borreliella garinii:
CTAAAGAATTTTATGAAAATAGTTTCGGCATTGAAGGAATAATTAATCAAATAGCTCAAATAACCTTGACATGTCTTGAAATTAAAGGAATTGCTGGAATAATTTTAACAATAGAAAATAATCCAATAATACTTGAAGAATTAAACTTAAATTTTTCAGGAATATTAAATAAAAAAACTTTAGACAAATATTAAAATTCAATATTGTTAAGCAATTGCATAGAGCTTAAAATATTTAAAACGTTTGACCTAACAACTAAAAACATAAATTCTTGATTGCCTTTTTTACCTTTTGTTTTTAACTTTAATATATTTTTAACTTGTAATTTGTTTTTATAGAACTTTTCAATTACACTTTGCAAAATTGTCTTCAAATAATCGCCATTCACAACACCATTAAAATTTTTTATATCTAAATTTAAACTTTTAACCTCAAACTGAGGCTTGATCAAAACCATAATAAAATTATCAGAAAGCTTATCTATTAAATTCACACATATGCTTATTGATGATCTAAAAGAAACATCTACAACCGCAAAATTAGGAACAATTTTAAATTCTGTAACATCAAAAATATTAGTTCTCTCTAAAACTTTAACTCTTGGATCAATTCTCAATTTATAAGAAAGTTGATTAGTACCTACATCAACTGAATAAACAAAATTGGCACCACACTGCAATAAACAATCAGTAAAACCACCAGTTGAAGAACCAACATCAACACAAATTTTATTTTTCACTTCGATCTTAAAATCTTTAAGAGCTTCTAAAAGCTTGTAACCTCCCCTTGATACAAATGTTTGACAAGCATTCTCAACTAAATCTATTTTACTTGTTTTGCTTATTAAGACTTTAGGATTTTTTTCTTTATGAGAATTTACATATATATTCCCTGTTAAAATCAAAATCATTAATTCTTCTCGTGTTTTTTTTGGATACCTTTTACAAAGTATGTTTAATAAATTATTTCTGAATCCTTTCAATTTTTAAAGCGCGGCCTGTCTTTAGATTAGAAGTAATAATAACTCCCTGTAAAATTGTGTCATCTTCTACAACTTCAGCTCTTAAAGGAGTATATTCAAGTAAGCCTTTAAGAGAAATATCAGGATTAAATCCTATTACAGAATTTAATCCACCTGTCATCCCAACATCACTAATATAGGCTGTCCCTTTTGACAATATTCTTTCATCTTTA
Protein-coding regions in this window:
- a CDS encoding TlyA family RNA methyltransferase, with amino-acid sequence MKGFRNNLLNILCKRYPKKTREELMILILTGNIYVNSHKEKNPKVLISKTSKIDLVENACQTFVSRGGYKLLEALKDFKIEVKNKICVDVGSSTGGFTDCLLQCGANFVYSVDVGTNQLSYKLRIDPRVKVLERTNIFDVTEFKIVPNFAVVDVSFRSSISICVNLIDKLSDNFIMVLIKPQFEVKSLNLDIKNFNGVVNGDYLKTILQSVIEKFYKNKLQVKNILKLKTKGKKGNQEFMFLVVRSNVLNILSSMQLLNNIEF